DNA from Lonchura striata isolate bLonStr1 chromosome 5, bLonStr1.mat, whole genome shotgun sequence:
TTCTGTTTTGCTCTGAGGACATCATAAATTGAAAtaggaattttaaatttttttttttaacagaaaaagcatttttcttgaaaaatctgtgtgGTCCTTGACAACTGCTTTCTAACATCTAATTTGGAAACTCTCTGCCAGTCAGTTTTCCTAAGAAGCACAAAGCACATTTCACATCTGGTTTCTCATCTCTTTGACTATAACATAAAACTGCTCTTGAAGTGCACCTGGGAGATATCCAGGGGgataccacacacacacaaaagacaaGACAAGCTGTCTAAAAGAGTTGCACTGGGCTACTGCACATTTTAACCACTAGCCAGCATTTTACTGAACAGAGGAGCAAAAGAGATGAGGAAAGTATCAGGGAATTCAGAGGAGAAGTGGTGGGTGGCACTGTGCAAAATACAGAGGTCCCAATCTTGGCATATATACACTCTCTTGAAGAAAAAGTCCCCCTACCCAGAGTTGAGCTGCACCAGCCCCTTTGTGTTGCTCACACCATGGAAACTTTTCTCTGCAACCCACCACAGCCCAGACAGAGGGAGAGTCTCTGTTGCTCACATGCTGCAAAAGCTTTTGCTGCCCCTTGGGTGGGTGAAACTTGGGCTCTTAGCACTAGTCTGTaacaaaacaatttctgtttcctttctctACAAATCTCAGAAATCCTAAGACTGGCTTGGTCTCATTTTGGAGTTTCATTTGGGTTTTGACTTAAAGTTCATTTGGATTCTGCTCTTTGAGTTTtgatagatttttaaaatatgaatcaTGGCTAAGTACTGCTTTTGAAAGCAGAGATCTAAAGGAACATACATAGCAGATGCTTAGAGCCTACATGGCCTCAAATACTTCTTTTCAGTGTCCTTGTTTCATGTTAAATCAACAAGAAGGtacaaaataaatacttttgaaAGATTCAGCATACAAGAAGGAATCTCAGACTTCCTTGCCTATCAAATAGGAAGGTCAATACATGCATGAATTCTTGTCTTTGAGGCTAAATTAATTATTGAGCATAAGGTTCTTTGAAATTCATGGGTAAATTGTGTTACATAAATGTAAATAACATTACTAAAATCTTCCTACTGTTGCTTCAATGCAGTTTATTCTCAATAAGTATAAAGGTATTTGTAGCAGTGAGGATAGGGCTGCACAGCAGAGTGCCATGCAGAGACACTTCTGAATAATCAAACACAGGAGCCCTGCACTGGCATGATCATCATATCTGAATCAATCTTCCTCTTGGAGAGTTGCATGAATATCTGTGGACTTCATTTATTCTGGCCATAGCCATAGAAGCCATATTCAAAGCCATAGAAGCCATATTCAAGGTCATAGCCAGGAAACAAGCCATGACTATTAAATTTTCTAATCAAAAAGACACCGGTAACAAGAACACACACTATTTTCATTTTGTCAAATTTTCCAGTGTCTTCCTACCCCATCTCAGCAGCAAAACGTCCAACACTGCTGTAGCTGTGGGTTTAAACGCAGAGTAGAGGcaaaatttgttttccaggcCTAAGAGAAGCAGTGATCACATCTCAGGATAAGGGTTCTGTAAATACACTTGCCACCATGCTGTGTGAGCACTTGTGTGCTCCTTAATATTGTCTTCAAAGCAAAGCTCTGGATGCTCTGTGAACAACACATAATCAGTATGTATCAAGAAGTTTGGAGACAAAAACAGTTTTTGTTCTAGAACAGTATCAGTTGTACTTAGCAACATAATGAATTATTCCATGTAGGGAAAGATCTGCATTTCTATGAATTTGTATAATAAGCAAAAAAGACATTGAGAGTTCCCAGCCCTTGACCTGCTGGTGCCTGTGCTTCTTTTGCAGTTGTCCAACACAGCAATTCTTCATCAGATCAGACGAGACCAAGTGACGGACACGTGCCGAGCAAACAGCGTGTCCAGCAGGAAGCGCCGTGTGCTGACACCCAATGATCTCAAGCACCTGGTTGTGGATGAGGATCATGAAATGATCTATTGCTATGTTCCCAAAGTGGCCTGCACAAACTGGAAGAGAGTCATGATGGTTTTGACGGGAAGAGGCAAGTACAGCGATCCGATGGAAATCCCGGCCAACGAAGCCCATGTGTCTTCAAACCTGAAGACCCTCAACCAATACAGCATCCCAGAGATCAACCACCGCTTGAAAAACTACATGAAGTTCCTCTTTGTTCGCGAGCCTTTTGAAAGACTGGTGTCAGCCTACAGGAACAAGTTCACCCAGAAGTACAACACTTCCTTCCACAAGCGATACGGCACCAAAATCGTGAGGCGCCAGAGGAAAAACGCAACCCAGGAAGCTCTGCGGAAAGGTGATGATGTGAAATTTGAAGAGTTCGTGGCATATCTCATCGACCCACACACCCAAAGGGAAGAGCCCTTCAATGAGCACTGGCAGACTGTGTACTCCCTCTGCCACCCTTGCCACATCCACTACGACCTCATAGGAAAGTACGAAACGCTCGAAGAGGATTCGAATTACGTTCTCCAGCTGGCGGGAGTAGGCAACTACCTGAAATTCCCCACCTATGCAAAGTCTACGAGAACTACTGATGAAATGACCACAGAGTTCTTCCAGAACATCAGCTCCTTGCACCAAACGCAGCTGTATGAAGTCTACAAACttgattttttaatgtttaattacTCAGTGCCAAGCTACCTGAAATTGGAATGAGGGATGGGTTggggggaaagaggggagagAAAGCCTGTtttatttaagatttttatttgtCATAATAAATATGGAATATGGGTTATTttgtaaattaatattttctttttttgaatgATGCTGCGAGCAGCACagtcaaaattatttaaatcaaCTGTAAGAAAGGACAGCTCTCTTTGCAGGGTAACGGGATTGTGACGATCTAGCTGTAGAAATGAATTATACTGCTACACTGTTTAAACAAATGTTAATTGTGTTCTGGTGAATTTCATTGATCTTGCATTCCTCCAGTTCTAATTAATGTTATTTATACTTATTTAAAACATTGTTTCTTAGTAGGTTTCACTTCAGCAGCAGAGATAGGATAACATGTGGACAAAAGGAGTCTGGTTTTGTGCTTTCCTCGACTGAGCTTGCTCTGGGTAATAATATTCTTCCATTAGGCATTGATGCAGGTAAATATGGAGATGGTTCTGGAACCACACGCTTTGAGAAGATtggtgaaaataatttctttagaaAGTGATGTTGTGCTCCATACTAGTACAAAATCTGTCTTTCTAGGcctgaaaaggaaaagtaaCTCAGATTTGGGTAGATTTGTGAGTATCTAAAAACCATGACTGAAAGAAATGTGAATGTATTCCTTAGGAAGAGAAACCATGAACCTTTTATAAGTCTTAATGAGTTTTTGGAGAATATGACCACTCCCACTGGCTCTTAATTTGAAGCTTCCCAGCCCAAATTGAATTGGAGATGGTCCATTAGAAAAGAATCAGCATTTGGAAAGTGACTGTAAGAGATTTTTTGAATGACCAAAGCAATTGGCATTGACTTAATTCATATCCAGGATGGAGCTGTGGGGACATCCATCCTCTTCAAGTCGTGCCTCCTTAATTGATCCTAAGATGGGCAACCAAAACTGGCTGGAGAGACACTGGTAATGATATGTTGCTGTAAAGAATCTGGCATGTCATTTGAAAATTCAAAAGTCATCTTCATGTTGATTCTCTAAGCATGCAAGGCAATAAAAACGGTCTCATCTTCCTACATGCTGGTTTCATGGCTTTTTCCTAGGGAGAAGAACAAGAAGCTTTCTTTTTCAGTTGATGCCTAAATGCAATTGCCAGGAATTTTTCTAAGTTCCAATGAGTTAGAAATTCATCTAAGTCATCTCTAGTGTAAGACCATGACATTTTTTCTCAGGGGGAATGTCTCAGTAGCAGTTGTTTTGTGTTTAACAGCTTTTTGGGATGGCAGGTTGTTTTGGGTAAGCAAATAGTAATCTATACACAGCagataaacaataaaaaatggGAGTTCAGTGTGGATATGTTAGCCAGCTAGTGGGAGAAGAAGTTAAGGCTTCTCCAGATGTTTGCTTCAGTTGAATGCAGGTGAGGGAATGCTCTTTAGCCACCTCAGTGCCTGCAGGCAGCCGAAGGGCAAAAAGAGGAAGAGGCTGAGTTGAGACACTtgtgaaaatagaaaatctgttttcaagTTGATAGATGATTAAAAATAGGGGGTTTAACTTGCCTGCTTGTCAATCTTATGATCAAAACAAACCATTTCAAAATGACTGATGATTTAAATAAActcagctgaaggcagagctgtTTCAACAGTATCAGAACCATATCCTGAAAAATGTCAAATTGTACAGTAGCCAGTAATATCTACTGAATTATATTAACTCCCAGGACACAGATGtgattaaagaagaaaaatagtttgcattttattttataaaaataagctGTTGAATAAATCtcactgaaaaacaaattaacatAACAAACAGCAACTGAAGTCCTTTCATAATTTGATTTGGTCTTAGGCAAGATTCGGGTCATTCTTTTTCTCTATCATACCatacaaaaaaatctcttatCTATTCTGGAACAATCACAGTTTTCATAACCCAGCCCCTATTTATAACCTGGAGCACTGGGCTAGTGGCTGACAAGGGGCTGGCTGGCTGACCCCTCTGAATTCCTGACCCATTGCTGGTTACTGGTTGTTGTTTTACTTTAAAGCAGTTTAGTCTCTCTTAGAGTGTGTGGAACTGTACCTCTCACAGTGCCCTGGCTCTCTTATGTTCCTAGTTCAATGGTTGtctatttgtttaaaaaacaacTGTCTgaggcaggtttcccttttcccctcacaataCTTCCTACAAGCTATTTGTGTGCTAGTTTGGTCTTGCATCCACCAGTGCTCATATTTTGGTCCAGTTTTCTTCTCAGTCAGCTCTTAATCCACCCAGCAGAAtgtgatgtgattttttttcacttaagaCAAAAAGttgcttcagaaagaaaatatttaaagaacaGGGTGTGCTTCCCCCTTTCTTTATGTACTTTTCTCTGGCATCATCACCACATTTTTATGCATTCTGACATATTCTCTGTTGTTTCACAGCTTTGGAGAAACCAAACCTCTTTATGGTAGCTGTGATAGGAAAGCTTTAGGTGAAAAATTAGTTCAGGAGATCTGAGAGGTGACCATTGCTCCAACCAGGATTTTTAGCAACAGCTTTGGGTTGGATTACCCAAATTCTGGCTCCCCACAGAGGTAGCTCTATGGGTGGAAGCTCAGCACTTAGGAGGCTTTTATGTGGACTTCAGTGGGTGCTTGAAGTCACTTGCTTTTGAAAAACCTTGATCCCAAACTACTACAGCCTGGCTATTTAGTGCATTTGGAGGTGCTGTGAATGGGCTGTAGATCTGTGTTTAAAATGAACAGCTGACATGCTGGTTTATGGTCTGTCCTGTGCAGTGAGCAGCAAGCCCttagcagctcagagcaggatgACAGATGTTAAGGAATAGCCATTTCTTTTGGTCTACTGGGTGTGCTGTTTTGACTGAGTCAAAAAACCTCTCTTTCCACTGCAGCCACACAGGAGGACATCCAGGGTTGTTCATGCTCATGTCAGTGAGCTGCAGTGGGGAGCAGCCAGGGAACCAGGTTGGTTTTACCCTCTAACTCTTCAAAGAGTTTCCCAGCTGGAGGAGAAGAGGGGCTGGTCTGCTCCTGAGTTCTGCCTCTCTCCCAGCTCCATTTCTGCTGTGGCCACAGCTGATCCTGGGTGACAAACGGGCAGCACGGAGCCAGAGCAAAATGTAAAATACAGACGTGCCCGTGGGGCTGCAAGGGCCCCCGGGGAAGCTGTTGTTGTAGAGGGGTGTACATGAATTATGTTGAGTAGTGATGAGCACAGAGAGGACCCAGTGGGGGAATTCCTGCTCCccacctctgtccccagccccctcaaagctgctggagcagtgaTCCTCATCTCTGAGCAGCTGTTGCCTCCCTGTCATTTGGCAGGGCCATCGCtgagcccagcagtgctggtggctCTGTATTTGCATGATACCCACAGCTGAGGGGTCATTCCCCCCAAATGGCAACAAGCACCTTAACCTGGTTAAGTGCAGGCTGAATTTGGCCCATCTGAGTATGGTGGTGACTTCTGGGTGGTGGGATGTTCCCCCCAAACCTGGCTCAGCCCATGCTTCAGCCTCTTCTTCATAAACCATGTCCATTCTGACAGAAATGTGCAAACAGCCTGAACCATGCGCTGTGCAAGACAAGTGAAATAAATAATCCACAAGCAGAAGTGCTTTTAGAAGTAAGTTGACCCCCAATGTTTTAGGGTTTCACTGTAGTCTGCTGCACTTTTCAGGTACAAAAAGGGACTGTCCTTACTATTACTCTTGTTACAGAGAGTGTTATTTTCTTACATGCATGCACAATACAATGTGTACGAATAATTTAACATCAATGTGgggttggattttttcttttaacctaTTTGTATGCAGTAGAAGGCTTGTAGAAAAGTATCTCCTCATACTTAAATATACTgttaataaagcaaaaaagataaattatacATTGCCAACACAAGTGTGAACTGCTCATGAATCTTTCCTTAAAAAAGCCATTCAAGCctgattatttttctaaataactTCAATTaaattgaagaaagaaaattcctcTCTGTGTGCTTTATTTATGGCTCATGCTTTCAGGATGGATTTttcagggtgggatttttttctgcacagctttgctTTCTCACCTGCCTTATTGTATATTATAGCCAGGACACACTGAAAACTCAAAATTAGCTACTCCTGTGGACCAGGAGAAATCCCTTGGTGGGGTGGGGGTCAgtgggcagagcagccagggaacCGAGCCCAGGCAAGGGGGAGCCAACAGCTGCAGAGTCAACCATGGAGGGAGGGAGCTTTGCAAAACTGAAATCACTTGCACACAAAGCCAGAAACTTCAATTTTTGGGGTAATGGAGTAAGAAATGGCCTCTGCACAGCCCTTGGGTGCACAGCTTTTGGGTGATTTCCTGCATTCCTTGTAAGATAGTGGAAAGACCAATCTCTGAACTGCCATGGAGAttgaaaaaaatgggatttgcaCCAGTGGAAGGAAACGAGGATTTGTCCTTTTGGCAAGCCTCAATTTTTCCCTTAAATAACTGCAAATCTACAAAATCCATTCCTATTTGTACCCAGCAGCTGCCCCGTGGTACTGGCCTCAGGCAGCTGCTGTAGgacaggagagctggcagcagcagggctgtgggcagcaccctggcactgggagatGGATGTGGAGCACTGCAGGGTGTGACAAAGtggcaggatcctgcacaactGAGGTGTCCTCTGGCCCAAATAAGAGGTAAGTCCAGTACATATGATGCAAAGTTTGAAGACTGTTCCTGTGGTTGTAACCTGCTCCCCGTGCAGGCATGAGCTCCAACACTTCCAAACCCTTGTTTGGATGAAAACACATTTCATTCAATTCCATCataattacaaaataatttaaaatataaagaatgggaaggaaaagaggaaaaaatgaagcatgtgcagccagcagcagagcagtaaTCAGGGCATGTGCTTGCCAACCAGCAGCACCGTGCCTTTCTCACTACACATCATCACGTTTCAGACTCCTGATGCCACACAAAAATATGTTGCTTTTCCAGTTGCACTTACCACTTTGCCaaagactgaaaattttgaaatattagAGTCTGGTTTTATTCCCCAGTGCACTGAAAGACATATCCAAATGCCACCTACCCAGATTGCATGCTAATCAGTTTTATAAGGAAATGTGTGTTACAAGACTCTTCATCTTCTCTATTGGCATGACAAGAAGCCAGCTGTTTCCCCTGTTCCTTGAAATGTCACTCTACTGGTGTTCTTGAGCCTCTGGACTCTGAGATTCAACCCACTGTCAATAAAAAACTTCTGCTGGCTCAGTCAGAGGCATTAAGGACCAAGATTATTGACTTATTAATGAGGGAAAAATATAGAGAATATTACTGCTCCTTCATACATTGTTTAACATGTATTTTGCcaatattttaataacattACTGACTTTGACAATGACTATCCCTATTTTTTGAGTAAAAGCAACCTGAGCTAACATTCCTTTAGGAGCACACATCCTGGCACTATGTGACAAATGGACAGATCATTTTGGAAAATGAGACATAGCATTTGCAGTAAAATTAT
Protein-coding regions in this window:
- the CHST11 gene encoding carbohydrate sulfotransferase 11 isoform X2, with the translated sequence MKPAVLEVMRMNRVCRMVLVTSVGSFILVIFYFQIMRRNPFGMDICCRKGSRSPLQELYNPTQLSNTAILHQIRRDQVTDTCRANSVSSRKRRVLTPNDLKHLVVDEDHEMIYCYVPKVACTNWKRVMMVLTGRGKYSDPMEIPANEAHVSSNLKTLNQYSIPEINHRLKNYMKFLFVREPFERLVSAYRNKFTQKYNTSFHKRYGTKIVRRQRKNATQEALRKGDDVKFEEFVAYLIDPHTQREEPFNEHWQTVYSLCHPCHIHYDLIGKYETLEEDSNYVLQLAGVGNYLKFPTYAKSTRTTDEMTTEFFQNISSLHQTQLYEVYKLDFLMFNYSVPSYLKLE
- the CHST11 gene encoding carbohydrate sulfotransferase 11 isoform X1, coding for MKPAVLEVMRMNRVCRMVLVTSVGSFILVIFYFQSMLHPVMRRNPFGMDICCRKGSRSPLQELYNPTQLSNTAILHQIRRDQVTDTCRANSVSSRKRRVLTPNDLKHLVVDEDHEMIYCYVPKVACTNWKRVMMVLTGRGKYSDPMEIPANEAHVSSNLKTLNQYSIPEINHRLKNYMKFLFVREPFERLVSAYRNKFTQKYNTSFHKRYGTKIVRRQRKNATQEALRKGDDVKFEEFVAYLIDPHTQREEPFNEHWQTVYSLCHPCHIHYDLIGKYETLEEDSNYVLQLAGVGNYLKFPTYAKSTRTTDEMTTEFFQNISSLHQTQLYEVYKLDFLMFNYSVPSYLKLE